TGCAATTCCGCGCCAGACGCTTGAGGACCAGGAAAAGCTTGTCCTGCAGGACGAAGGCACGGTGGAAAACGACCAGGGCGTACTCAAGTATGACCAGGTGCAGTTGAGCTATTGCCACATCGTGGCGCCCATGGATGGCAAGGTGGGCCTGCGGCTGGTGGATCCCGGCAATCTGGTCACGGCCAACTCCAGCACGTCGCTGGTGGTGGTGACCTCGATGAATCCCATCACCGTGATTTCGCCCATCTCAGAGAGCGCGCTCACCCAGGTGCTGGCGCAGCCGGGGCACGGCCTGGGGCTGCCGATTGAAGTGTGGGACAGCAATAAGACCCACATGATCACCACCGGCAAGGTGACCTCCATCAACAATCAGATTGACACCACCACGGGCACGGTTCTGCTGCGCGCTACCTTCAATAACAGCAAGTATGAGCTGTATCCCAACCAGTTTGTGAACACGCGGCTGCTGGTGAAGACTCTTCAGAAGCAGACGCTGGTGCCCGATTCCGCCGTGCAGCACAACGGCAATGAGGCGTATGTTTTCCTCATTCAGCATGGGCCGCACGGGCTGACCGCCAAAATGCAGGATGTGACAACAGGCGTGTCAGACAACGGGATCGTGGCCGTGCAGGGCATTCAGTCGGGCGATGTGATTGCCAACAGCAGCTTTGAGAAGCTGCAGAATGGTTCGCAGGTCAAAATCTCCAAGGTGGCGATGTCCAGCAACACGAGCGAGAGCAACGTTCCGTGAGTCCGTCGCGCCCATTTATTCTGCGGCCCATCGCAACGTCGCTGT
The DNA window shown above is from Acidobacterium capsulatum ATCC 51196 and carries:
- a CDS encoding efflux RND transporter periplasmic adaptor subunit, with amino-acid sequence MDEQNQTTPVPPDHRLPAHAAPDAPPPKKRPWIWIVVLVLIVLVFYWGLKRHDKNAKMAAGGRGRFFGPVSLTTATARQGSIGVYVSALGTVTALHTVSISSQVTGVINAVHYREGQYVTKGQPLVDIDPRPYQAQVMQAQGTLKRDQNLLAEAKMDLARYQTAWSHNAIPRQTLEDQEKLVLQDEGTVENDQGVLKYDQVQLSYCHIVAPMDGKVGLRLVDPGNLVTANSSTSLVVVTSMNPITVISPISESALTQVLAQPGHGLGLPIEVWDSNKTHMITTGKVTSINNQIDTTTGTVLLRATFNNSKYELYPNQFVNTRLLVKTLQKQTLVPDSAVQHNGNEAYVFLIQHGPHGLTAKMQDVTTGVSDNGIVAVQGIQSGDVIANSSFEKLQNGSQVKISKVAMSSNTSESNVP